The Arachis ipaensis cultivar K30076 chromosome B03, Araip1.1, whole genome shotgun sequence region GATCGCTCAAATTGGCAAATTGGCATAAATATGTGCATGATATATAAGGAATTTGGtctctattttaaaaatatttattcttATCACTTTTCGCAATTTATGTACAaacttaagttttattttgaattGTGTATTTGTGTTCAAAAAGTAATGGGTCAGAAATTTTCTCATGAAGGGGTTAATAGTGAGCATATATCATATGATCAGTATGAGCATAGGAGGAAGAAAAACATGATGAAGTTGACAGGGATTATATGGATGAGGACGACACAAATGTGGAACCAATGTTCGATTATCACGGCTTCGACGAAGGGTATAACATTGACTCACTCGAAGACATTGTGATGATTGAATTTTGGAACATCAGGGACGAATATGTATGTCATTTTCACTTTTCTGATGTCAACATTACATTTGAGTTCTACAATAGATATGCAAGGCCAAGAGGCTTTAGTGCTCGGAAGAACAGGACTAGGAAGAGTCGTGCGAGCGTACTTAAGTTGAAGAATTTTGTATGTCATCGTGAAGGATTTAGACCACAAAATAATAATGGCATTGGAAACTTTAAGAAAAAACCTACACCAGAGACAAGGTGTGGCTACAGTGCAATGATGGAGATTCGTCTAGATGCACCTAGTGATCGTtggtttatttcttatttttctgaTGAACACAGTCATCCGCTTCTGGATCCTCGGTTGACTGGATTGTTTCGTGGGCATAGATTCATGTCCGAGGCTGATATTGGCCACATGATTAACATGGAAAAGGGTGAGATTAGTGTTGGACAGATATATCGAACATTAGCAAATTAGGCATGTGGCTACGAGTATCTCTTTTTCACGCAAAGGGACATATACAATAAAATAGCAAAGCAGAGGCGCCAGTTACCTAGTGATGCGTATGCAGATTTGAAGTATCTAGAAGATCAAGCAACAAATGACCCTTCTCTCTATTTTAATTATCACGTGGATGCCGATGGTACTTTGTACAATTTATTCTGGTGCAATAGTCTCAGTAGGGCAAATTACTCATTATTTGGTGATGTGCTGCCTTTTGATGCTACCTATAAGAGGAATAAATATATGTGTCCATTGGTGGTATTTTCTGGTGTTAATCATCACaatcaaataattatttttgctgTTGCTTTAATTTGCGACGAGAAAAAAGACACATATAGGTGGTTACTACAACAACTGAAGGTGGCAATGAATGGGAAAGCACCTGTTTTAGTTATCACGAATGGTGATCTATCAATGAAGTTTGCCATTGAGAAAGAGTTTTCTAATGCACATCATAGATTATGTGCATGGCATCTGATTCGCAATGCAATAAGTAATATTGGCAAGCCCCAGTTTACCTCCATGTTTAAAAAGTGTATGCTATGCGACTATGAAATTGATGTATTTCGTCAAAAGTGGTTTGAAATGGTTGAGGGATTTGGTGTCGAAAACAAGAGTTGGGTCCTAGATATGTATAAGAAGAGACATTCATGGTCAACTGCACATATAAGATGAAAGTTTTTTACTGGTTTTCGGACTACTTCTCGATGCGAGGGATTAAACTCAATCATTGCAAAGTATGTCAATTCAAGGTACAATCTAGTTGAGTTCATTTAACACTTTAATCGATGTGTCAACCATATTTGGTGGAAAGAGGTCCAGGCTGACCTCGCATCTATGAATGGGTGACCCAGTATGCAAACGTGTTTTTAACAGTTAAAGAGGAGTGTTGCCAATGTTTACA contains the following coding sequences:
- the LOC107633869 gene encoding protein FAR1-RELATED SEQUENCE 11-like encodes the protein MDEDDTNVEPMFDYHGFDEGYNIDSLEDIVMIEFWNIRDEYVCHFHFSDVNITFEFYNRYARPRGFSARKNRTRKSRASVLKLKNFVCHREGFRPQNNNGIGNFKKKPTPETRCGYSAMMEIRLDAPSDRWFISYFSDEHSHPLLDPRLTGLFRGHRFMSEADIGHMINMEKGEISVGQIYRTLAN